TTGTGTGGGGCTTCAGACAGCAGATGTACATCATGGGCCCAATTCTGTGATGTTACAGAGTCACCAGGCTGTGGTGTGGAGGCTGagttggaggggctggagggagctgGAGGAGGGATGGGTCCCTCCAGAAGGTACAGATGAGGAGTGTGAAGCAATGGCCTCGGGGATGGACTACAAAGATGCCAGAAAAAAGAGCTGAGGGCAGGAGACCATAGGAAGTCTGTCGACCCAAGTGCCTGGGCAGCTGCTGGAGCCCAGGAGATGGGGGCTGTGAGAGCTGACGTGGTTGTGTGAGGAAGGGCCTGCAGGTAATGCACAGAGATTGCTAGAGGGCTGGAGTCAGAGGCCCCAGTGGTCAGGGCTCTGGTGAGGCCTGAGTCTCAGGGACTAGTTGAGATGGCCCAGAGTCCCAGAGGAACAGAGGGGCCTTGGCACCCCCAATGAGAGGTtgggaaagggggaaaggagCACAGCCTGAATGGGgagcagaaacaacagagcttGTTTAGGTGAGGGTGGCAGCAATTGGCAGAGGGAGCAGTTGGCACCTTCCCAGTTCTTTCCCTGGGCAGAATTCCACAGGCACCCTGTGGCTTTGATGTCTGCCCCGGCCCCCTTCCACCCACTGTGGGATGCCTGGGCCTCTCCTCAGAAGCTTCAGTGCTTGGGGCCGGCAGGATCCCTGTATCCAGCTGGACTGGACAAGGTCGCCTGGTCCGCCACCAAGGTGAAGGGTCTGTGCCCTGCAGGTGGTGCCCCTGCGGGCCACTGTAGCTGTGCCCGAGCTGCAGCTGTCCACCAGCTGGGTGGACTTTGGGATCTGCTTTGTGAACCAGAGGCGGCTCCGGAAGGTCTACCTGGTGAACCTGAGCGGCTGCCAGAGCTACTGGACCGTGTTGATGGGTACCTCGTTCTcgcctgccccctcctcccctgGGAGCCCCTGACAACCTCGGAATTCCTAGAGGTTGCCAGTCCCTGACTGGCAAGTGGCCTCCAGACTTCCCTGTGTGTGAGGCTGGGCAAGACCAGGGGTGCACACCTGCAAGGCATAAGCCTGGGCTGGGCAAGAGCAACCTGGGGCAGTGTGTGGAGCTGCCTGCCCCCATATgtgtcctcccctcccctcccctccctcggTGCAGGCCAGCAGGAGCTGGCCAAGGATGTCCAGGCCTTTGGGGTCTCCCCAAGCAGTGGGCTGCTGGAAGCGCGAAAGGTCAACGCACCCCCAACCTCCATCACCCTGCAGGTTTTCTTCACTGCCAGGTACAGCCCCTCCCAGCCTCCCTCACCTTACCACAAGGCCAGAGTCCCCGGCCAGGGCCATCCCCTGACCTCGGCCCCACGGCTCTCCACAGGAGCAGTGAGCTGTATGAGTCCACGCTGGTGGTGGAGGGCATGCTCGGAGAGAAGGCCTGCACCCTGCGGCTCCGGGGTCAAGGTTCCCGTGATGAGAAATATGCATCGCCCCACCAGCTCTGAGGCCCACCCCTcactcccagccccaggcccccagCTTTGGAAAGAAACATGGCCCAGGGCTAAGGAGCGAGTCTGCTGGGCAGGGAGCTGGGTCAGTCGTTATCTGAGGTTGGGCAGAGGGAGGCAGTGGACAATGGAGAGAGCATGAACTGGACCTCAGACCTCCTGCGGCTCTGGATAGCTTTTGTGATGGAGGGGTCAACTTTCCCGAAGGGCAATGTTTGACACAATAGAGccgaaggaggaaggaaaaactcttagaaaaataggaatgtaAGGCATTTCCTTAATCTGATCAAGGCTGCTACAACAAATTTATACAAATATAACATTTAATGTTTCAATACTGAATGCTTTCCCTTTAAAATCATAAGTCAGCTCACATCATCCCTTTTCCATGTTGTACTAGAGGAACGAGTTAATACACTAAGACCTGGAAAAAAGCTATAAACACTGGAAAGTAGGGAACAATAATTCCTAAGATTGTTGGTACATAATCAGTATAGAAAAGTCATCTGCATCTTTACATACCAGCAATGAatagaatatgaaaatttaaaaacacacacaaaaagatagCCTTTGCAATAGCTTAAAATTGTTAAGTACCCaggagtaaataaaaatatatataccaggCCCCTATGGAGAAATCTATACAGgaataaactaaaattttatcCTGAAAGACTTTAAAGAAAGACTTTAGATAAATGGAGAGATGATATAGTATGTTCTTGGGTTGGAAAACGCATTATTTGTAAATTGTTCTGCAGAGTCATCACAATCCCAAACAAAACCCGAcagattttttctttgtgttgtGGAATTTAAGAAG
This portion of the Tamandua tetradactyla isolate mTamTet1 chromosome 15, mTamTet1.pri, whole genome shotgun sequence genome encodes:
- the LOC143656818 gene encoding deleted in lung and esophageal cancer protein 1-like; the protein is MPAQVNVSFFLSLELLSYQKLPADQMLPGVDIQQHTSGQKEMVFTQNLLLEYTNQTTQVVPLRATVAVPELQLSTSWVDFGICFVNQRRLRKVYLVNLSGCQSYWTVLMGQQELAKDVQAFGVSPSSGLLEARKVNAPPTSITLQVFFTARSSELYESTLVVEGMLGEKACTLRLRGQGSRDEKYASPHQL